CTGACGCTGCCCCAGACCGCGATCGTGGGCGGAGACGCCCAATCCTTAAGCATTGCCGCCGCGAGCGTGATCGCCAAGGTAACTCGTGATCGCCTCATGGAAGGCTGGCACCGGCGCTTTCCGCACTATGGGTTTGACCGTCACCGAGGTTATCCGACCAAAGAGCACCTCCAACGTTTGCGCACTTATGGACCCTGCCCGATTCATCGCCGTTCTTTTGCGCCGGTGGGCGCAACGATACCGGCCGTTTAGCAATCAACGCCAACGGGCGTCGCATCTCAGGTTAGGACGGCGGGGAGAACAACTTGCCGCCAGATTCTTACGCCGGCATGGCTTCAAAATTCTGTACCGGAATTTCCGGTCCAAGTTCGGCGGCGAGATTGACCTCGTTTGCCGTGACCGGACGGCGAATGCATTGGTTTTCGTCGAGGTCAAAACCCGCCATTCCGACGCGTTCGGTCCTCCGCACGCCGCCGTTACGCCGGCGAAGCAGGAACGCCTGCTCAGGGGTGCCCGACAGTGGCTGCGCATGCTCGACCGGCCCGAAATCGTGTACCGGTTTGATGTCGTCGAGGTGGTGATGGATGACGGGCCGAGCATCACGCTGATCCGGAACGCCTTCTCTGTGCCTGACTCGGTCTATTATTAGCGTTTTCCGGCCGGCCGGCACCCGTTCGTTCGCTCGTGAAACGTGGAGGTGCCGCGAGCTTGTGACGATGGAGCCGTGCCCTTGAAGGTCGATTATCTGGTGGTTGGTCAAGGCTTGGCCGGTTCTCTGGTTGCCTGCCTCCTGTTTGAACGCGGCCGCAAAATCCTCGTCGTGGATGACGGCCACCGGACGGCCGCATCGCAGGCTGCCGCCGGCATCATCAATCCGATCACCGGTAAACGGCTGAACCGGCCGCTTCTCGTCGATGCTTTACTGGGCGACGCCTTCGAGGTTTATCCGCGGCTCGAGATCCTGTTGAACGCCCGGTTTTTCGCCCGGCGCGTCGTCCGGCGCATCCTTGCCTCTGCCGACGAAGCGCGATATTGGGCCCGGCGCCGGCAACTCGACGAGTACCGGCGTTACCTGGCGTGCCCCGATCAGTCGCTCGAGGAAGTACCGCGTCTTGAAGCTCCGTTCGGCGCGTTTGCAATTGAGAGTGCGGCCCAATTGGACGTCCCGGCGTTTATCCGGGCTACCCGCCGGCTCCTCGCGACCGAACACGCGCTGTTGGAGGTCCCCTTCGATTATACGCGCGTCAGGATCGGCACCGACGAGGTCTGGTGGAATGATGTGCGTGCCCGGCACCTGATCTTTTGCGAAGGGTACCGCCTCGTGCAGAAT
This sequence is a window from Verrucomicrobiota bacterium. Protein-coding genes within it:
- a CDS encoding YraN family protein, giving the protein MDPARFIAVLLRRWAQRYRPFSNQRQRASHLRLGRRGEQLAARFLRRHGFKILYRNFRSKFGGEIDLVCRDRTANALVFVEVKTRHSDAFGPPHAAVTPAKQERLLRGARQWLRMLDRPEIVYRFDVVEVVMDDGPSITLIRNAFSVPDSVYY
- a CDS encoding FAD-binding oxidoreductase; amino-acid sequence: MKVDYLVVGQGLAGSLVACLLFERGRKILVVDDGHRTAASQAAAGIINPITGKRLNRPLLVDALLGDAFEVYPRLEILLNARFFARRVVRRILASADEARYWARRRQLDEYRRYLACPDQSLEEVPRLEAPFGAFAIESAAQLDVPAFIRATRRLLATEHALLEVPFDYTRVRIGTDEVWWNDVRARHLIFCEGYRLVQNPFFNPIELNPAKGEILTLTAPAFQTGQIVQGGKWLFRSLNGEVLAGTTYHWDQLDETISEAARLEIEKGLRLFFSGDYQVTAQRAGVRPVIRADNRPVAGLHPQHRRLAILNGLGSKGALQAPFAARQLIAKIEDNGEICPEIDACREFLWKQRRSA